Proteins found in one Sorghum bicolor cultivar BTx623 chromosome 1, Sorghum_bicolor_NCBIv3, whole genome shotgun sequence genomic segment:
- the LOC8061139 gene encoding hydroxyproline O-galactosyltransferase GALT6, which yields MPPKRACRLALLAAAAAYLLFLLLFELPSFAVSTASPRHIHAATHRARRRELLRASSAPLHTSSPLRPVRTAPLAVSSVRVHHGATNSSSAAAASSIDASASAAFAAAAPHLARLLSAPASPSSSSSPSPSPSAATSASCPATVSVSRDRLASGGGVAVDLPCGMAVGSRLTVVARPRAARAEVAGARDGAAPLMVSQFMLELLGTKAVQGEEPPRILHFNPRIRGDFSGRPVIELNTCYRMQWAQPQRCEGWASRQDDDTVDGELKCNKWIRDDNNETQESRMKGWLNRLIGRSNVNWPYPFAEGKQFVLIITAGSEGYHVNVDGRHVTSFPYRTGYNLEDATRLSLKGDIDVESILAGSLPTSPPTSATKSYLEMSEQWKASPLPTEPAELFIGILSSANHFAERMAVRKSWLMSTRRSSDVVARFFVALNGRNEVNEELKKEADYFGDIVIVPFMDSYDLVVLKTIAIVEYGVRVIPAKHIMKCDDDTFVRIESVLDQVNKVQSGKSIYVGNINYYHRPLRSGKWSVTYEEWPEEVYPPYANGPGYIISSDIAQYILSEFDNKTLRLFKMEDVSMGMWVEKFNTTRSPVEYLHDLRFYQPGCFDGYFTAHYQSPQHMICLWRKLQAGSTQCCNVR from the exons ATGCCGCCCAAGCGCGCGTGCCGCCTGGCGCtgctggccgcggcggcggcgtacctcctcttcctcctcctcttcgaGCTGCCCTCCTTCGCCGTCTCCACCGCGTCGCCCCGCCACATCCACGCCGCCACGCACCGCGCCCGCCGCCGCGAGCTCCTCCGCGCCTCCTCCGCGCCGCTGCACACGTCGTCCCCGCTCCGTCCCGTCAGGACTGCCCCGCTCGCCGTCTCCTCCGTCCGCGTCCACCACGGCGCCACCAACTCCTCCTCTGCCGCTGCCGCGTCATCCATCGACGCCTCGGCCTCCGCCGCATTCGCCGCCGCGGCGCCCCACCTCGCGCGCCTCCTCTCCGCTCCCGCATCcccgtcctcctcctcgtcccctTCGCCGTCCCCGTCCGCTGCCACCTCGGCCTCCTGCCCCGCGACGGTCTCGGTGTCGAGGGACCGGCTCGCGAGCGGCGGGGGAGTCGCGGTGGACCTGCCGTGCGGGATGGCGGTGGGGTCGCGCCTCACGGTGGTGGCGCGGCCGCGGGCCGCGCGGGCGGAGGTCGCGGGAGCGAGGGACGGGGCCGCACCGCTCATGGTGTCGCAGTTCATGCTCGAGCTCCTGGGCACCAAGGCGGTGCAGGGGGAGGAGCCGCCAAGGATACTGCACTTCAACCCCAGGATCCGCGGGGACTTCAGTGGCCGCCCCGTCATCGAGCTCAACACTTGCTACCGGATGCAGTGGGCGCAGCCGCAGCGCTGCGAGGGGTGGGCGTCACGGCAGGACGACGATACTG TTGACGGGGAATTGAAGTGTAACAAATGGATTCGTGATGATAACAACGAGACACAAGAATCACGGATGAAAGGGTGGCTGAACCGTTTGATTGGTAGGTCGAATGTCAACTGGCCATACCCATTTGCAGAGGGCAAGCAATTTGTTTTAATCATAACAGCTGGTTCGGAGGGCTACCATGTCAATGTTGATGGCCGGCATGTTACATCGTTCCCTTACCGCACC GGCTACAATCTCGAGGATGCAACACGGTTGTCTTTGAAAGGAGACATTGATGTCGAGTCCATTTTGGCTGGTTCTTTGCCCACTTCACCTCCTACTTCTGCAACAAAAAGTTATCTTGAGATGTCTGAACAGTGGAAGGCCTCACCCTTGCCAACTGAACCTGCTGAGCTTTTTATTGGCATCCTGTCATCTGCTAACCATTTTGCTGAGCGTATGGCTGTTCGAAAGTCATGGTTGATGTCTACCAGGAGATCATCTGATGTTGTTGCTCGCTTCTTTGTTGCTCTG AATGGAAGAAACGAGGTcaatgaagagttgaagaaggaGGCAGATTACTTTGGGGATATTGTTATAGTTCCATTCATGGACAGCTATGACCTTGTTGTTCTAAAAACTATCGCGATTGTTGAGTATGGG GTGAGGGTTATTCCTGCAAAGCACATAATGAAATGTGACGATGATACATTTGTCAGAATTGAATCTGTATTGGATCAAGTAAACAAGGTCCAAAGTGGAAAGAGCATTTATGTGGGAAATATAAACTACTACCACAGACCCTTAAGATCTGGGAAATGGTCTGTCACATATGAG GAATGGCCAGAGGAAGTGTATCCTCCTTATGCTAATGGGCCTGGCTATATTATTTCATCCGATATTGCTCAATATATTTTATCCGAGTTTGATAATAAGACATTAAGA CTATTCAAGATGGAAGATGTTAGTATGGGCATGTGGGTTGAGAAGTTCAATACTACTCGTTCGCCTGTAGAGTATTTGCATGATCTCAGGTTCTACCAGCCTGGTTGCTTTGATGGTTATTTCACCGCACACTACCAATCCCCACAACACATGATTTGTTTGTGGAGAAAGTTGCAAGCTGGGAGCACTCAATGCTGCAACGTAAGATGA
- the LOC8061138 gene encoding uncharacterized protein LOC8061138 isoform X1: MRALARAASLLRRAAGSAPTTVALHHNHLPRGVGPCLAKNPGFFFNGYSTLLAPPSEVLIPPELLSSRTVWTPDRELGQYEDLVARVTNFHNEDKGFMVLDGDVFDVPIRKDIVHRVVRWQLAKRQQGTHSTKTISEVSGTGRKPYKQKGTGRARHGTLRGPQFRGGATMHGPKPRSHAIKLQKKVRRLGLKIALSARTAEGKLLVFEDLEVPSHKTKNIVQYIRQMDDTKKVLLVDGGDIDKKLKLATQNLHYVNVLPSIGLNVYSILQHDTLVMTRAAINRIVERMHTPINR; this comes from the exons ATGCGGGCCCTCGCGCGCGCCGCGTCGCTGCTCCGCCGCGCCGCGGGGTCCGCGCCCACTACGGTGGCGCTGCACCACAACCACCTGCCGCGTGGCGTGGGCCCGTGCCTCGCGAAG AATCCAGGTTTCTTTTTCAATGGGTATTCTACTCTTTtggctccaccaagtgaagtgcTGATTCCACCAGAACTTCTTTCTAGCAGGACTGTGTGGACACCAGATCGGGAGCTTG GGCAGTACGAAGACCTGGTAGCTAGGGTCACTAACTTTCATAATGAGGACAAGGGTTTCATGGTTTTGGATGGTGATGTTTTTGATGTTCCAATTAGGAAGGATATTGTTCACCGGGTAGTAAGGTGGCAGCTTGCTAAAAGACAGCAG GGGACACACTCAACTAAAACTATCAGTGAAGTGAGTGGCACTGGAAGAAAGCCTTACAAGCAAAAAGGAACTGGAAGAGCACGGCACGGCACACTGCGTGGTCCCCAG TTCCGCGGTGGTGCAACCATGCATGGGCCTAAACCACGAAGCCATGCAATCAAGCTGCAGAAGAAAGTACGGCGTCTGGGGCTTAAGATTGCCTTGTCTGCTCGAACTGCAGAGGGGAAG CTCTTGGTCTTTGAGGACTTGGAAGTCCCTAGCCACAAGACAAAAAACATTGTGCAATACATTAGACAGATGGATGATACCAAGAAGGTTCTGTTGGTGGATGGAGGTGACATTGATAAGAAGCTAAAGCTGGCTACTCAAAACCTTCACTATGTTAATGTACTTCCTTCCATT GGGCTCAATGTCTACAGTATCCTCCAGCATGACACCCTTGTAATGACTCGGGCCGCTATCAACAGAATCGTTGAGCGGATGCATACTCCCATCAACCGGTAG
- the LOC8061138 gene encoding uncharacterized protein LOC8061138 isoform X2 yields MFMLVGVFLQGLLLLHSKNPGFFFNGYSTLLAPPSEVLIPPELLSSRTVWTPDRELGQYEDLVARVTNFHNEDKGFMVLDGDVFDVPIRKDIVHRVVRWQLAKRQQGTHSTKTISEVSGTGRKPYKQKGTGRARHGTLRGPQFRGGATMHGPKPRSHAIKLQKKVRRLGLKIALSARTAEGKLLVFEDLEVPSHKTKNIVQYIRQMDDTKKVLLVDGGDIDKKLKLATQNLHYVNVLPSIGLNVYSILQHDTLVMTRAAINRIVERMHTPINR; encoded by the exons ATGTTTATGCTAGTTGGAGTATTTTTACAAGGATTGCTTTTGCTTCATTCCAAG AATCCAGGTTTCTTTTTCAATGGGTATTCTACTCTTTtggctccaccaagtgaagtgcTGATTCCACCAGAACTTCTTTCTAGCAGGACTGTGTGGACACCAGATCGGGAGCTTG GGCAGTACGAAGACCTGGTAGCTAGGGTCACTAACTTTCATAATGAGGACAAGGGTTTCATGGTTTTGGATGGTGATGTTTTTGATGTTCCAATTAGGAAGGATATTGTTCACCGGGTAGTAAGGTGGCAGCTTGCTAAAAGACAGCAG GGGACACACTCAACTAAAACTATCAGTGAAGTGAGTGGCACTGGAAGAAAGCCTTACAAGCAAAAAGGAACTGGAAGAGCACGGCACGGCACACTGCGTGGTCCCCAG TTCCGCGGTGGTGCAACCATGCATGGGCCTAAACCACGAAGCCATGCAATCAAGCTGCAGAAGAAAGTACGGCGTCTGGGGCTTAAGATTGCCTTGTCTGCTCGAACTGCAGAGGGGAAG CTCTTGGTCTTTGAGGACTTGGAAGTCCCTAGCCACAAGACAAAAAACATTGTGCAATACATTAGACAGATGGATGATACCAAGAAGGTTCTGTTGGTGGATGGAGGTGACATTGATAAGAAGCTAAAGCTGGCTACTCAAAACCTTCACTATGTTAATGTACTTCCTTCCATT GGGCTCAATGTCTACAGTATCCTCCAGCATGACACCCTTGTAATGACTCGGGCCGCTATCAACAGAATCGTTGAGCGGATGCATACTCCCATCAACCGGTAG